Proteins encoded by one window of Vibrio panuliri:
- a CDS encoding DUF6708 domain-containing protein: protein MSQIKQIGPNHWIGPEDFGFTPNFHITQYGVDHYPNGHLIQQEPLNPGNKKISLVNQVKEAEDMGEFFDAFSAGGHQEFLDMRVQSVHGRGGNVFAVIFFALLWLVIKTSMVYSAGDTWSPNYLDMIVSAILAICMGLSLFKPIAMPIRFHKKNQEVYVWYNKILYRIPWQECELSVIVAKTHMGYGRLKDGYELMLWLNPKHAVNADLTGNRHQYISLLHNMGSHAPVYGYWEYVRRYMTGEQPLSIEMSTKPRIPRVNIELAKEEGYSSFEAFVRFILVLPIVFIVRPAHFSLWCNPFKHKWPEQVHEWTGKRCNWH, encoded by the coding sequence ATGAGTCAAATAAAGCAAATAGGCCCAAACCATTGGATTGGGCCAGAGGACTTTGGTTTTACGCCAAACTTCCATATTACCCAATACGGCGTCGACCATTACCCTAATGGACATCTAATTCAGCAAGAACCGCTAAATCCAGGGAATAAAAAAATATCTTTAGTTAATCAAGTGAAAGAAGCTGAAGATATGGGAGAGTTTTTCGACGCATTTTCCGCGGGCGGGCATCAGGAGTTTCTTGATATGCGGGTTCAGTCAGTCCATGGAAGGGGGGGGAATGTTTTTGCTGTTATTTTCTTTGCATTGCTCTGGCTGGTTATCAAGACTTCAATGGTCTATAGCGCAGGAGATACTTGGTCACCAAACTACCTTGATATGATAGTCTCGGCAATACTAGCAATTTGTATGGGATTAAGTTTGTTTAAGCCCATAGCCATGCCAATCCGTTTTCACAAAAAAAACCAAGAAGTCTACGTTTGGTACAATAAAATTCTCTATCGTATTCCGTGGCAAGAATGTGAGTTATCAGTCATTGTGGCTAAAACGCATATGGGCTATGGTCGATTAAAAGATGGCTATGAGTTAATGTTATGGCTAAATCCCAAGCATGCAGTGAACGCTGATTTAACCGGCAATCGTCATCAATATATCAGTCTGCTGCACAATATGGGCAGTCATGCCCCCGTGTATGGCTATTGGGAGTATGTGCGACGTTATATGACAGGTGAACAACCTCTCTCGATAGAAATGAGTACTAAACCTAGAATACCTAGAGTCAACATTGAACTTGCAAAAGAGGAAGGATACAGCAGTTTTGAGGCCTTCGTGCGTTTCATATTAGTTCTGCCTATAGTATTTATTGTTCGACCTGCCCACTTCTCGCTTTGGTGCAACCCTTTTAAACATAAATGGCCTGAACAAGTCCATGAATGGACGGGCAAACGATGCAACTGGCATTAG
- a CDS encoding LysM peptidoglycan-binding domain-containing protein, with product MNYTIQSGDTLSGIARANGITLKAIQNANANITDPNQIHAGDVINIPEDAVLVSGTSDPATNAAIVASAKPIDNVVEECPLRDKWFTVKPMRYAVADNDSPAKLPETLSVGVDLPNMKEHHYIARELVNHIVYYFNEDDQYLIEVLYQDGIAQDARCIFGEVPPEVEAALPILKQKQNVKATMWLSVTPLSKLRLSNLQANPDAILKLGQRIDFSHASAGNAPDTRPLYDVQSLLANTQVTENFLKWTFPALDPISDINGIRVPYEVQTPKNNYAVCLVDAIGIATDLCREFSIAYELTMSSLSTSQHPLQMAKLTKSILDKEMTQAQAALKISAYESTGHYAAALSMRKRSDQEIEQLKHAAGSSRKLELEECLHVSEMESYLQDYQDAMPKLKQQLETLSQDWLVWLEHEQLDLALSLLDDSDKTQVALKESLLFAMTNNLEATDQGIKLAKRWSKTLLAVVTEQPKQEKGAGAHLLAALGFAKPLILEGSKWLKELNGTTNSSSSIEAIANVRSGLIESGDMPATVATDGLIQAIATPLTQLSTESKTPLLWDETYSLLTYRYNYQFSQVTSTLGDVMFDIEASYAVMVYAATGHVTNAPQRQSSSQTLNMYAVNQTSAPGAKTSTVEKHAQFWIKQVNGNDFLNEKTTLMKLYRKTEQVFTPKVQNSAVGLFFLVQVYNTTQMNSTVEKDGYLKVGLEQANGYIGLVTSSFAALDHFAGARFGKEGSKKVFTEFMQKDGAKLLGSSTSNMLTSVLKQAAITSPSSVEVVERIGEWVTKHVSGTFRWLPVIGGVVAVVASGHQLGADLFGNQNALSTAVSGVTLLVNGMAAYCAWIALVPGAAPVMAVAAVVLGVTAIALEIVRASLMDDKTQLFLKGSFWGRGSYDYGKSNTLEQRMMLFGQDARQDDAIKVMQKELTAFGDFLFKPIPHLVNVSKNGDHSRFDLHILLPGFVPLKSDVSVYLQGYVESDSKDLLVSHSRENRWQTNHLKGKMSLLNENNTAALSFEVDEAKLKTDYRFYELALAYHNPAGYPVTLKYPKITINDEKQWFEFWRNTSELESFEVEKSK from the coding sequence ATGAACTATACAATTCAATCCGGAGATACCTTGTCCGGTATCGCTCGCGCAAACGGTATTACATTAAAAGCTATACAAAACGCCAACGCTAACATTACTGATCCGAATCAGATTCATGCGGGTGATGTCATCAATATACCAGAGGATGCGGTACTGGTTTCTGGCACTTCCGATCCTGCAACCAATGCAGCAATCGTCGCGAGTGCGAAGCCAATAGACAACGTGGTTGAGGAATGCCCATTAAGAGACAAATGGTTTACCGTTAAGCCAATGCGTTATGCTGTGGCAGATAACGATAGCCCTGCAAAACTCCCTGAGACATTATCTGTAGGCGTTGACCTACCTAATATGAAAGAGCATCACTATATTGCCCGAGAGCTAGTCAACCATATCGTCTATTATTTTAACGAAGACGATCAGTACCTTATTGAAGTACTTTATCAAGATGGTATTGCCCAAGATGCACGTTGTATTTTTGGCGAAGTACCACCAGAGGTTGAAGCCGCTTTACCAATTTTGAAACAAAAACAAAATGTAAAGGCAACTATGTGGTTAAGTGTAACGCCACTATCAAAGTTAAGGTTATCAAACTTACAAGCAAATCCAGATGCAATTCTCAAGCTTGGTCAGCGTATCGACTTCTCCCATGCCTCGGCTGGCAATGCTCCGGATACTAGACCGCTCTATGATGTTCAGAGCTTACTCGCTAATACTCAAGTTACCGAAAACTTTCTAAAATGGACGTTTCCAGCGTTAGACCCCATTTCTGATATCAACGGGATACGGGTTCCATACGAAGTACAAACGCCCAAAAACAACTACGCTGTTTGTCTCGTAGACGCGATTGGTATTGCAACCGATCTATGCCGAGAGTTCTCTATTGCTTACGAGTTAACTATGTCTAGTCTGAGTACCTCTCAACACCCTCTACAAATGGCAAAGTTAACCAAAAGCATTTTAGACAAAGAGATGACACAGGCTCAGGCAGCGTTAAAAATATCTGCATATGAATCCACAGGCCATTACGCCGCTGCACTCTCTATGCGTAAGCGTAGTGATCAAGAAATAGAGCAACTAAAACATGCGGCAGGTTCCTCTAGAAAGCTGGAATTGGAAGAATGTCTTCACGTAAGCGAAATGGAAAGTTACCTACAGGACTACCAAGATGCAATGCCTAAGCTCAAACAACAACTTGAAACGCTATCGCAAGACTGGTTAGTTTGGCTTGAACATGAACAGCTCGATCTAGCACTATCATTGCTAGATGACAGCGACAAAACGCAAGTAGCATTAAAAGAAAGCTTACTGTTTGCTATGACCAATAATCTCGAGGCAACCGATCAAGGGATTAAGCTTGCCAAGCGTTGGAGTAAAACATTGCTGGCAGTGGTAACTGAGCAACCGAAACAAGAGAAAGGCGCTGGAGCGCATTTATTAGCGGCGCTAGGCTTTGCCAAGCCATTAATATTAGAAGGCTCTAAGTGGTTAAAAGAGCTTAACGGAACAACAAACAGTAGCTCTAGTATCGAAGCGATAGCGAATGTAAGAAGTGGGCTAATTGAATCGGGTGACATGCCTGCCACCGTTGCCACCGATGGGCTGATTCAAGCTATCGCGACACCTTTGACCCAACTGAGTACTGAGAGCAAAACTCCTTTGCTTTGGGACGAGACTTACTCCCTGTTAACCTACCGTTATAACTATCAGTTTTCACAAGTAACAAGCACGTTAGGCGACGTAATGTTCGACATCGAGGCTTCCTATGCTGTAATGGTCTATGCGGCAACAGGGCATGTAACCAATGCTCCACAACGGCAATCTAGTTCTCAAACTCTCAACATGTATGCCGTCAACCAAACGTCAGCTCCCGGAGCCAAAACAAGTACTGTTGAAAAACACGCACAGTTTTGGATTAAGCAAGTCAATGGAAATGATTTTCTTAATGAAAAAACAACGTTAATGAAGTTGTATCGAAAAACAGAGCAAGTTTTTACACCAAAAGTACAAAACTCAGCAGTGGGCTTATTCTTTTTAGTTCAGGTTTACAACACTACACAGATGAATAGTACAGTAGAAAAAGATGGCTATTTAAAAGTAGGCTTGGAGCAGGCAAATGGTTATATAGGTTTGGTAACAAGCTCTTTTGCCGCCCTAGACCACTTTGCCGGTGCACGATTTGGTAAAGAAGGCAGTAAAAAAGTATTTACTGAGTTTATGCAAAAAGATGGCGCAAAATTACTCGGTTCTTCAACATCTAATATGTTAACTTCAGTATTGAAGCAAGCTGCTATAACCTCTCCTTCATCAGTCGAAGTTGTTGAACGGATTGGAGAGTGGGTAACTAAGCATGTAAGTGGCACTTTTCGTTGGTTGCCTGTAATAGGTGGAGTTGTTGCCGTGGTTGCCAGCGGGCATCAGCTTGGAGCTGATCTATTTGGCAACCAAAATGCCTTATCCACGGCTGTGTCCGGGGTAACATTATTGGTCAACGGCATGGCGGCTTATTGCGCTTGGATCGCCTTAGTCCCGGGGGCGGCTCCCGTAATGGCGGTAGCAGCGGTGGTTCTTGGTGTTACCGCAATAGCACTAGAAATAGTCAGGGCTTCCTTAATGGACGATAAAACTCAACTGTTCTTAAAGGGATCTTTCTGGGGGCGCGGCAGTTATGACTATGGTAAATCTAATACTTTAGAACAGCGAATGATGCTTTTTGGTCAAGACGCGCGGCAAGATGATGCAATAAAAGTGATGCAAAAAGAGTTGACCGCGTTTGGAGACTTTCTATTTAAACCCATCCCCCACCTAGTAAATGTTAGCAAAAATGGGGACCACAGTCGTTTTGATCTTCATATATTATTGCCAGGCTTTGTTCCTTTAAAAAGTGATGTCAGTGTTTATCTCCAAGGCTATGTGGAGAGTGATTCTAAGGATCTATTAGTGAGTCATAGCCGCGAAAATCGATGGCAAACTAATCACCTTAAAGGCAAGATGAGTCTGCTGAACGAAAATAATACAGCAGCATTGAGCTTTGAGGTCGATGAAGCAAAACTGAAAACGGACTATCGTTTTTATGAACTGGCGCTCGCTTATCATAACCCTGCTGGTTATCCTGTAACCTTAAAGTATCCTAAAATAACCATTAATGATGAAAAACAATGGTTTGAGTTCTGGCGTAACACTTCTGAATTGGAGTCTTTTGAAGTAGAGAAAAGCAAATAA
- a CDS encoding mechanosensitive ion channel family protein → MSFFFSKRLFLTLLLSVFSFSLFAQQEAAQPEPSKAELAIESINQDIVDLTQSLKTATGDERDAIQLQLFQKNEDLRSQLALAVSHKSLPEKVLLKNVKMQIQYSQGARSYLDEKIKVINQQINEAKTEDKLSLINHYRELQYYLDTTYQSSWQNLNWLADLDKADPKLEENLRDSTNTRLRLLSASIEYLNQQHDFTSSQLATSPESEKATIQLNQLIIKQRLDIATKSLRDLITIGDHLGIQTSEYKRLAFEVTGNITHDLLNTQVIWAIITNWSNNALDWLVDNAPQHLFQLLVFALILLIAKGLANVARKIVTKTVSSKNLKMSQLMQDFFVSMSGKAVWVIGIMVGLSQIGLNLAPILTGFGIAGVIIGFALQDTLSNFAAGMMLLIYRPFDVGDFVYAGGVDGKVSHMSLVNTTIRTFDNQIIIVPNSKIWGDVIKNVTHERIRRVDMVFGIGYSDDLLKAESVLADIVNSHPAVLRAPEPMIKVHVLNTSSIDFIVRPWVKTDDYWDVYWDVTKEVKLRFDREGISIPFPQQDVHLHMVNQQEA, encoded by the coding sequence ATGTCATTCTTTTTTAGTAAGAGGCTCTTTCTTACTCTACTTTTGTCCGTGTTCTCTTTTTCACTGTTTGCCCAGCAAGAGGCGGCTCAACCAGAGCCTTCTAAAGCTGAGTTGGCAATTGAGTCTATTAACCAAGATATTGTCGACCTTACTCAAAGCCTTAAAACGGCGACTGGCGATGAGCGTGATGCGATTCAACTGCAGCTTTTCCAGAAAAATGAAGATTTGCGCAGTCAACTGGCGCTTGCTGTTAGCCATAAAAGTTTGCCTGAAAAGGTGTTGCTCAAGAACGTTAAGATGCAAATTCAATACTCTCAAGGTGCGAGAAGCTACCTTGATGAGAAAATAAAAGTCATCAACCAGCAGATTAACGAGGCGAAAACAGAAGATAAGCTTTCTTTGATCAATCATTATCGAGAGCTGCAGTATTATCTTGATACGACCTATCAATCGAGTTGGCAAAATCTCAATTGGTTGGCGGATCTTGATAAAGCGGATCCGAAGTTGGAAGAAAATCTCCGCGATAGCACCAACACGCGTTTGCGTTTACTGTCGGCGTCGATTGAGTACCTCAATCAGCAACATGATTTCACATCAAGCCAATTGGCAACTAGCCCTGAATCAGAGAAAGCAACGATTCAACTTAACCAACTGATCATCAAACAGCGTTTAGATATTGCGACAAAAAGCTTACGTGATTTAATCACCATTGGAGATCATCTTGGGATCCAAACGTCAGAATATAAACGCCTTGCTTTTGAAGTCACGGGTAACATCACTCATGACTTACTCAATACTCAAGTCATTTGGGCGATCATTACCAATTGGTCAAATAATGCGTTGGATTGGCTGGTGGATAACGCACCCCAGCACCTATTCCAACTACTTGTCTTTGCGCTAATTTTGCTTATCGCAAAAGGGCTTGCCAATGTAGCGCGTAAAATTGTTACCAAAACAGTGTCATCGAAAAACCTCAAAATGTCGCAGTTAATGCAAGACTTTTTTGTTTCGATGTCGGGTAAAGCGGTTTGGGTGATTGGGATTATGGTGGGCTTATCGCAGATAGGTCTTAATCTGGCGCCAATTCTCACCGGTTTCGGTATTGCGGGTGTGATTATTGGTTTTGCATTGCAAGATACCTTATCCAACTTTGCCGCGGGCATGATGCTACTGATTTACCGCCCGTTTGATGTGGGTGACTTTGTTTATGCGGGTGGGGTCGACGGCAAAGTTAGCCATATGAGCTTGGTTAACACCACAATTCGAACCTTTGACAACCAAATCATCATTGTTCCGAACAGTAAAATCTGGGGAGATGTAATTAAGAACGTCACCCATGAGCGAATTCGTCGTGTTGATATGGTGTTTGGCATTGGCTATAGCGATGACTTGCTTAAAGCGGAATCTGTTCTGGCTGACATTGTGAACTCTCATCCAGCGGTGTTACGCGCGCCAGAGCCGATGATCAAAGTGCATGTTCTGAATACATCCTCTATCGATTTTATCGTTCGCCCGTGGGTGAAAACTGATGATTACTGGGATGTCTACTGGGATGTTACTAAAGAAGTGAAACTGCGTTTTGACCGTGAAGGCATTTCAATTCCATTCCCACAACAAGATGTTCATTTACATATGGTCAATCAGCAAGAAGCCTAG
- a CDS encoding D-hexose-6-phosphate mutarotase, with product MDLVSLPTLAVLSDNVTIVEKDQVKIVRVIHEKATAGIALHGGHVVSYQPTGQQDLIWMSEKAIFDGKAALRGGIPVCWPWFGRIAVPAHGFARSSEWELVEHRENDQGVIVELALFPSEETHQIWPHMFDARLIVEVGDKLKVTLKVTNIDDEAWTFSGALHTYLNVGDITQAQTTGMGSEYIDSLLEDQVCQGGDTLVLTDTIDRVYTQPAAQIKVEDKVLDRTLTIENHGHNSAVLWNPWSQGAQGMTDMADNGYQTMLCVESTVHAPSIQHGVTLQPDQSYELATVISA from the coding sequence ATGGATTTAGTCTCTCTTCCTACCCTAGCAGTTTTATCAGACAACGTGACGATTGTTGAAAAAGACCAAGTTAAGATTGTCCGAGTCATCCATGAGAAAGCGACCGCTGGTATCGCTTTACACGGTGGTCATGTCGTTTCTTATCAACCAACTGGTCAACAAGATCTGATCTGGATGAGTGAAAAGGCTATTTTTGATGGTAAGGCTGCGCTACGTGGGGGAATTCCAGTTTGCTGGCCTTGGTTTGGTCGTATTGCGGTTCCGGCTCATGGCTTCGCTCGCAGCTCAGAATGGGAGTTAGTTGAGCATCGTGAAAATGATCAGGGTGTTATTGTGGAACTTGCTTTGTTCCCAAGTGAAGAAACACATCAAATCTGGCCACATATGTTTGATGCCCGTTTGATCGTTGAAGTAGGCGACAAACTGAAAGTCACACTGAAAGTCACTAACATCGATGACGAAGCTTGGACGTTCTCAGGTGCGCTGCATACTTATCTCAATGTTGGCGATATCACTCAAGCACAAACCACTGGCATGGGCAGCGAGTACATTGACAGCCTATTGGAAGACCAAGTGTGCCAGGGTGGCGATACGTTAGTGCTTACCGATACGATTGATCGTGTCTATACCCAACCAGCGGCACAAATCAAAGTTGAAGATAAGGTGCTCGACCGTACCCTTACGATTGAAAACCATGGTCACAACTCTGCCGTACTTTGGAACCCATGGTCACAAGGTGCACAAGGTATGACGGATATGGCTGATAACGGTTACCAAACCATGCTCTGTGTTGAATCAACCGTTCACGCGCCCTCAATCCAGCATGGTGTTACGCTTCAACCCGATCAAAGCTACGAGTTAGCGACGGTTATTTCTGCGTAA
- a CDS encoding ChaN family lipoprotein produces MYRNLLLSALVLPLVACSHALSSPNGEPLPQTYYDYTLYTPEGQALSLSELSTIAADADVILVGEWHTHSAIHRFQTEFLQQLVKTQPKLAVSMEQFSRDNQTIVDQYLASEIGEQTLITQGNAWPNYESDYRPLIEFAKAKQLDVVAANAPRNLVRCVGRKGIGYLDTLSREQRAWAAREINTQASPYKDKFMQSMHHGTQTQNDNQFAAQATWDETMAESIVNYLIDHPDSQVMHIAGKFHVEEGLGIKASIKRRAPKLNVIMISPVGEITLTNPDYQLHVLPPPARYIQPENRIKAIHAMMHHSDEMSCD; encoded by the coding sequence ATGTATAGAAACTTATTGCTTAGTGCGTTAGTGCTGCCGCTTGTCGCCTGCTCTCACGCACTTTCCTCGCCAAATGGCGAGCCCCTGCCGCAAACATACTACGACTACACGCTCTACACTCCAGAGGGGCAAGCCCTTTCACTGAGTGAACTCTCGACAATAGCCGCAGACGCCGATGTCATTTTAGTTGGTGAGTGGCATACGCATTCTGCTATTCACCGTTTTCAAACCGAGTTCCTACAACAGTTAGTCAAAACCCAGCCCAAACTTGCCGTCTCTATGGAACAGTTTAGCCGCGATAATCAAACCATTGTCGACCAATATTTAGCTAGTGAGATTGGCGAACAAACTCTAATTACACAAGGGAACGCATGGCCTAATTACGAAAGTGATTATCGCCCTTTAATTGAGTTTGCTAAAGCCAAACAACTTGATGTTGTTGCGGCGAATGCTCCACGTAACCTTGTGCGCTGTGTCGGTCGAAAAGGCATCGGCTATCTCGATACCCTCTCTCGCGAACAAAGAGCATGGGCAGCGAGAGAAATAAACACACAAGCCTCACCATATAAAGATAAGTTTATGCAGTCTATGCATCATGGGACACAGACGCAAAACGACAATCAGTTCGCCGCACAAGCAACGTGGGATGAAACTATGGCAGAGAGTATTGTTAACTATCTCATCGACCATCCAGATTCTCAGGTAATGCATATTGCGGGCAAATTCCATGTTGAGGAAGGGCTTGGGATCAAAGCCTCGATAAAACGACGCGCGCCGAAACTCAATGTCATAATGATAAGTCCCGTTGGTGAAATCACTCTGACTAATCCCGACTATCAGTTACATGTATTGCCGCCGCCGGCAAGATACATTCAGCCAGAAAATAGAATTAAGGCAATCCATGCCATGATGCATCACAGTGATGAGATGAGTTGTGATTAA
- the rlmA gene encoding 23S rRNA (guanine(745)-N(1))-methyltransferase, whose amino-acid sequence MSYQCPLCHQSLSFADRTYRCSNNHSFDLAKEGYVNLMPVQHKRSKDPGDNKEMMQARRRFLEKDYYQPMKQAVAQLCAQYLQGTHHQLLDIGCGEGYYTDEVATQLKQQEPQAQVFGLDISKVAIRYAAKRYPNCQFTVASSHRLPFSEQSLDAILRIYAPCKAEELSRTLKDQGIVITVTPAGRHLYQLREHIYQDVRLHNEAAEELAGFTLEHEQKLNYVMELAQGDAFDLLQMTPFAWKATNELRELLKTAEHFACEADFMIRIYRKI is encoded by the coding sequence ATGTCTTATCAATGCCCTCTTTGTCATCAATCACTCTCTTTTGCCGACCGTACTTATCGCTGTAGCAATAACCATAGTTTTGACCTTGCCAAAGAAGGCTATGTCAATCTAATGCCTGTGCAACACAAGCGCTCTAAAGATCCTGGTGATAACAAAGAGATGATGCAAGCGCGTCGCCGTTTCTTAGAAAAAGACTACTACCAGCCGATGAAGCAAGCCGTTGCCCAGCTGTGCGCGCAATATTTGCAGGGTACTCACCATCAACTCTTAGATATAGGTTGTGGTGAAGGATACTATACCGATGAAGTCGCCACTCAGTTAAAGCAGCAAGAGCCACAAGCTCAAGTTTTTGGCTTGGATATCTCGAAAGTTGCGATTCGTTATGCGGCAAAACGATACCCTAACTGCCAATTTACCGTGGCTTCAAGTCACCGTTTACCTTTCTCTGAGCAAAGCCTTGATGCGATTTTACGTATCTATGCACCTTGCAAAGCGGAGGAACTGTCTCGCACACTAAAAGATCAAGGTATTGTTATCACGGTAACACCAGCTGGTCGTCACCTTTATCAACTGCGTGAACATATTTATCAAGATGTTCGCTTGCATAATGAGGCAGCCGAAGAACTCGCGGGGTTCACTCTCGAGCATGAGCAGAAGCTGAACTATGTAATGGAACTTGCTCAAGGGGACGCATTTGATCTTTTGCAAATGACGCCATTTGCATGGAAAGCAACAAATGAGTTACGGGAATTGCTTAAGACAGCGGAGCACTTTGCTTGTGAAGCTGACTTTATGATCCGAATCTATCGCAAGATTTAA
- a CDS encoding BCCT family transporter, translating to MKDSFSLIDKPTFFGAIAMLLSIVLPLMLFPEQGAEWIAVAKTFMTDKLGFLYLALGLGAFFFMIYVVFSDMGQIKLGEADEKPEFSTVSWAAMLFCGGIGASILYWGCIEWAYYYQAPPFQLEPGSEEAVRWAATYGIFHWGPIAWAIYLIPALPIAYFFYVRKQPVLKVSSALMPVLGEARSKGTAGKIVDVLFIFGLLGGAATSLGLAAPLIGEGLHYLFGLPKNTFSQVMVLLLCTAIFAYSSYAGLEKGIKILSNINFWGAMGLLAFILIAGPTIFMLETGLDSIGRMLSNFFVMATWAEPFGGYGSFEDTHFPQDWTIFYWAWWLVFAPSMGLFVARISRGRTIKQMVSGSIFFGSLGCFLFFMVLGNYGLSLQLSGELDVVGILNAEGATKAIFSMLEALPMGTFVIAVFTVLCIIFTATTFDSISYILASVVQNNVTEEPMRWNRMFWAFTLSFLPTVLMFMGGLSTLQTAAIVGGLPLLGISVMLMISAVRATSLDLRHQEDYVEPTINIEELPDIDPWSSEGMALARFEKARDTAQEAAEAERLAMAELMSVRKRIRAFALEHSFDEHFSDHQLPQELQDELQQALDNVSKAKEFKQQASELSQQARIDFNGLVPS from the coding sequence ATGAAAGATTCTTTCTCTTTGATCGATAAGCCAACCTTTTTTGGCGCTATCGCTATGTTGCTATCAATTGTTCTGCCGTTAATGCTCTTTCCTGAGCAAGGCGCAGAATGGATTGCGGTAGCAAAAACCTTTATGACCGATAAACTCGGTTTCCTTTATCTTGCTCTCGGTCTCGGGGCATTTTTCTTTATGATCTATGTCGTTTTCAGCGATATGGGACAAATCAAACTCGGCGAAGCCGATGAAAAACCTGAGTTTTCCACCGTTTCTTGGGCTGCCATGCTATTTTGTGGCGGTATCGGTGCCAGTATCCTCTATTGGGGGTGTATTGAATGGGCATACTACTATCAAGCTCCGCCTTTTCAGTTAGAGCCGGGCAGCGAAGAGGCGGTCCGTTGGGCGGCAACCTATGGCATCTTTCACTGGGGGCCGATTGCCTGGGCAATCTATCTTATCCCAGCCCTACCTATCGCCTATTTCTTTTACGTTCGTAAACAACCAGTTTTAAAAGTCTCTAGTGCGTTAATGCCCGTTTTAGGAGAAGCGCGCAGCAAAGGTACTGCAGGCAAAATTGTCGATGTGTTGTTTATCTTCGGCCTACTCGGTGGTGCCGCGACCAGCTTGGGGCTTGCCGCTCCATTAATTGGCGAAGGTTTGCATTATCTATTTGGTCTACCTAAAAACACCTTTAGCCAAGTCATGGTACTGCTGCTTTGTACCGCAATTTTCGCCTACTCCTCATACGCTGGTCTCGAAAAAGGTATCAAGATCCTCAGTAATATTAACTTCTGGGGAGCGATGGGATTGCTTGCGTTTATTTTGATTGCCGGTCCAACCATCTTTATGCTGGAAACAGGCTTAGACTCAATTGGGCGCATGCTTTCCAACTTCTTTGTAATGGCGACATGGGCAGAACCATTTGGTGGCTATGGCTCGTTTGAGGACACTCACTTCCCTCAAGATTGGACAATTTTCTATTGGGCATGGTGGCTGGTGTTCGCCCCTAGTATGGGGCTATTTGTTGCCCGTATCTCTCGCGGACGTACGATTAAGCAAATGGTATCTGGCTCGATCTTCTTTGGCTCTCTAGGCTGCTTCTTGTTCTTTATGGTACTGGGCAATTACGGCTTATCACTGCAACTATCAGGCGAGTTGGATGTGGTGGGTATCTTAAATGCTGAAGGCGCGACAAAGGCGATCTTCTCAATGTTAGAAGCCTTGCCGATGGGCACTTTTGTCATCGCGGTATTTACCGTACTGTGCATTATCTTCACCGCGACCACCTTTGACTCGATTTCTTACATCCTAGCGTCGGTGGTACAAAACAACGTAACTGAAGAACCGATGCGTTGGAACCGTATGTTCTGGGCATTTACCCTCTCCTTCCTTCCTACGGTTCTGATGTTTATGGGTGGACTTAGCACTCTACAAACTGCCGCCATCGTAGGTGGACTGCCGCTGCTGGGAATTTCAGTGATGCTGATGATTTCAGCCGTTCGCGCAACCTCCCTCGATTTACGCCACCAAGAGGATTACGTTGAGCCAACGATTAACATTGAAGAGCTACCCGATATTGACCCTTGGTCATCAGAGGGCATGGCGTTAGCGAGATTCGAAAAGGCACGCGATACCGCTCAGGAAGCGGCAGAGGCTGAGCGCTTAGCCATGGCCGAGTTGATGTCGGTACGTAAACGTATCCGCGCCTTTGCCCTAGAGCATAGCTTTGATGAGCACTTTAGCGACCATCAGTTGCCTCAAGAGTTGCAAGATGAACTTCAGCAAGCGCTCGATAACGTATCAAAAGCGAAAGAGTTTAAGCAGCAAGCATCTGAGCTCTCTCAGCAAGCTAGAATCGATTTCAATGGTCTGGTTCCTAGCTAA